The window AATCCTCAGGCCGGAAAGCGAATGATAAGAAAAGCGCCGGCGACAAGAGGATCGCGGAAAACCAACATGGGAGTTCTCGACATGAAACGCATTCTGCTGGCAACCGCCGCAGCCACCACCCTTGCAGGCGCGGCCCTGGCCGATGGCCATGCCGTCAAGGTCGGCGTCATCCTGGGCTTCACCGGACCAATTGAATCCCTGACACCGCAAATGGCCGACAGCGCGGAAATGGCGTTCAAGGAAATCTCCGACAGCGGCCTCCTGCTTGATGGCAAGGTGATTGAGACCGTCCGTGCCGACAGCACTTGTGTCGACGCCGCAGCCGCCAGCGCCGCCGCGGAACGACTGATCACCTCCGAAGGCGTTGTCGCGATCATGGGCGCGGATTGTTCCGGCGTGACGACCGCCATCGCCAACAACGTGGCGATCCCCAACGGCGTTGTCATGGTTTCGCCCTCCGCAACCTCGCCCGCCCTCTCCACCATTGAAGACAACGATCTGTTCTTCCGTACCGCCCCGTCAGATGCACGCCAGGGCGACGTTCTGGCGAATATCGTCATGGATCAGGGCATCGAAACGGTGGCCGTGACCTACACCAACAACGATTATGGCAAAGGCCTGTCGGACAGCTTCATCGCAGCCTACGAAGAACTGGGCGGCAACGTGGCTATCAACGCCCCGCATGAGGACGGCAAAGGCGACTACTCCGCCGAAGTCGGCGCGCTCGCCGCGGCCGGCGGCGATATTCTCGTCGTCCTGGGTTACGCAGATCAGGGCGGTGTCGGCATCATCCGTACCGCAGTCGACACCGGCGCATTCGAAACCTTCGCGTTGGGCGACGGCATGTATTCCGACAGCCTGATTGAGGCGATCGGCCCGGATCTCGAGGGCACAATCGGCTCCGTCCCTTGGTCCGAGGGTGAGGGCGCCGACGCCTTCATGTCTGCGGCAGAGGCCGCTGGCGTCAACGGCGACAGCTCATTCACCCGCGAAAGCTATGACGCGGCCGCGCTGATCGCCCTTGCCATGCAGAAGGGCGGCGCCGCGGATCGTGCATCCGTCGCGGCGAATCTTCTGGCCGTAGCCAATGCGCCCGGAGAGCCGATCCTGCCCGGCGAACTCGGCAAGGCGCTGCAGATCCTGAAAGACGGCGGTGATGTGGACTATGTCGGCGCGACCAATGTCGAACTGATCGGCCCGGGTGAAGCTGCTGGCACCTATCGCGAGTACATCGTGAAGGACGGCGCATACGAAACGGTTAAGTTCCGCTGAAACTTTTGAGAAAATGTCAGGAAGCCCGGCCTCGTGCCGGGCTTTTTGCAAGGGTACTACATGATCCGCGTTGACGATCTTCATATGCATTTCGGCGGTATCCGCGCGGTGGATGGCGCCTCGCTGGAGATAGCCGAGGGTTCCATCACCGGGCTGATCGGCCCAAACGGAGCCGGTAAGACCACGCTTTTCAACGTGATAGCTGGACACTACACGCCGACGTCCGGTCGGGTGCTGCTCGACGGCGACGATATCACCGGGCTTCCGCCGCATGTACTGTTCGGCAAGGGTCTTCTGCGGACCTTCCAAATCGCCCATGAATTCAGCACCTTGACCGTGCGCGAGAACCTGATGATGGTGCCCGACCACCAGCCCGGCGAGGCCCTTTGGAGTGCCTGGTTCCGCGCCGGCGACGTGGCCGAGCGGGAGCGGGAGGTGGCCACCAAGGCAGATGAAGTCATTGATTTTCTTGAAATTTCTCACGTCGCTGATGAGTTGGCGGGCAACCTGTCCGGCGGTCAGAAGAAACTGCTAGAGCTTGGCCGGACGATGATGGTCGACGCCAAGATTGTCTTTCTCGACGAGGTCGGCGCCGGTGTGAACCGGACCCTGCTGAACACCATTGGCGACGCGATCCTGCGGCTGAACCGCGAACGCGGCTACACATTTTGTATGATCGAACATGATATGGACTTCATATCGCGTCTCTGCGACCCGGTGATCTGTATGGCCGAGGGTACGGTTCTGGCGCAGGGCACGGCGGAAGAGGTCAAGAACGACGAACGGGTGATCGAGGCCTATCTCGGCACCGGGTTGAAGAACAAGCCTGCGAAGGCACCGGTGTGAAAGCTGGGTTCGGTATGGATTTGGTATGGTTTCGGTATGGCAACAGGGCGGGGCGTGATGAGTGATCCGTTCCTGATCGGCGAGGCGATGACCGGCGGTTACGGAGCAGCCGACATCCTGCATGACTGTACGCTGAGCGTGGAGAAAGGCGAGATCGCCGTCATCGTCGGCCCGAACGGCGCCGGCAAATCCACGGCGATGAAGGCCGTCTTCGGCATGTTGCCGCTGCGCAAGGGCGAGGTGCGGCTGGGCGGCAAGGCGATTACCAGCCTCAGCCCGCAGGAACGGGTACGCGCCGGCATGGGCTTCGTGCCGCAGACGGCGAACGTCTTCACCTCGATGACGGTGCGCGAGAACCTCGAAATGGGGGCGTTCATCCGCCAGGACGATTTTTCCGACACCATGGATCTGGTGTTCGACCTGTTCCCGATCCTCAAGGAAAAGGCCACCCAGCCGGCGGGCGAGCTTTCCGGCGGCCAGCGCCAGCAGGTGGCGGTGGGCCGCGCGCTGATGACCAAACCGAGCGTGCTGATGCTGGACGAGCCCACGGCCGGCGTTTCGCCCATTGTGATGGACGAGCTGTTCGACAAGATCCTCGAAGTGGCCGCCACCGGTATCGCCATCCTGATGGTAGAGCAGAACGCCAAACAGGCGCTGAACATCGCCGACAAGGGCTTCGTGCTGGTTCAGGGGCGGAACCGCTTCACGAATACGGGTGAGGCGCTGCTGGCGGATCCGGAAGTGAGGAGGAGCTTCCTCGGTGGATAAGAAAGGCGAAGGACGCTCCGAGCATTTGTCCGACAAAGATCATGCGTTAGGACTCGCAAGGCTGGCAGACCAGTACTTGCTTGCAGCACACGGCACGCTGGGCCACTTTCGGATGCGGCTCGGCAATGAAAGCTCCCACCCTCTTTTTCACCTGCTCGGTCAGTCCGTGGAACTGAGAGCCAAAAGCCTGCTGGTAGCGTCAGGATACGCTGACTTCTCCAAGCTCGGCCACAACTTGGCAGAACTGCACAAGAAGTGTGCCGCCCTGACCGGTTGCGAAGAACTTGTGTCTCTCGACAAGGAAGCTCTCAAGTCTCTTGCCGTTTTCCATGCCAAGCACGTTGGTCGCTACGGTGCGGTGGACAGAAAAACTGGAACACCATTTGAGTTTGAGCTTGGTGGGTTCGACACATACAAGCCGATAGCCAACACATATCTGAGCCTTGCCTGCTCTAAAACGGGGCATGAAGTTTCATGGTAACAGGGTCGATGAGCAAAATTGCACTCGTGCATACAATCACGATGGAGGGCATCGCCCGGACCGAGGGGTGGGCGGAATCGCCCGCCCCGTGGGGGCGGTTCGGGCGATGCCCGGCGGAGCCGGGCGGGTCTCGTTTCCACGGAGGTTCGACATGACCGACATCCTGAACGCCCTCGTCCTCTTCGCCAATTTCGTGTTCGTCCCCGGCCTTGCCTACGGCTCCCAGCTTGCTCTCGGCGCACTCGGCGTCACGCTGATCTACGCCGTACTGCGCTTCTCCAACTTCGCGCACGGTGATCTGATGGCCTTCGGGGCGATGTGCGTGATCCTCGTGACCTGGTGGTTCCAAAGCATGGGCATCTCGGCCGGTGTCTTTCCCACAGCGCTGCTGGCGCTGCCATTCGGCATCCTCGGCGCCGTCGCGCTGTCGCTCATCTTCGACCGCACCGTCTATCGCTTCTACCGCGCCCAGCGGGCGCCGCCGGTGGTGTTTGTCATCGCGTCCGTGGGTGTCATGTTCATGATCAACGGGCTTACACGGCTGATCATCGGCCCTGACGACCAGCGCTTTGCCGATGGCGCGCGTTTCATCATCCGCGCTCCCGAGTTCAAGGAGATGACGGGGCTGGCCGAAGGCCTCGCTCTGCGTTCCACACAGGCCATTACCGTTCTGGTGGCCATCGCCGTCATGATCGCGCTGTTCTGGTTCCTCAACCGCTCGCGCATGGGCAAGGCGATGCGGGCCTATGCCGACAACGAGGATCTGGCCCTCCTCTCCGGCATCAACCCTGACCGGGTGGTGCTTTATACCTGGATCATCGCGGCCGCTCTGGCGACCATCGCCGGCACGCTCTACGGGCTCGACAAGAGCTTCAAGCCCTTCACCTATTTCCAGCTTCTCCTGCCGATCTTTGCTGCCGCCATCGTCGGCGGTATCGGCAATCCGCTGGGCGCCATCGCCGGCGGTTTCGTCATCGCCTTTTCAGAGGTGACGGTGACCTATGCCTACAGAAAATTCGTCGACTACCTCGTGCCGGGGTGGGAGCCGGACGGCCTGCTGCAGCTGTTGTCCACCGACTACAAGTTCGCCGTCTCCTTCGTCATCCTTGTCGTGGTGCTGCTGATCCGGCCGACCGGCCTGTTCCGGGGGAAAGTGATATGAGGACGGCGATACTCTATGGCGCGATGGCGCTGGCGATCCTGCTTGTCGGCCTGTTCCAGAGCTGGAGCGTGGCGCTGGCGATCCTGAACATGAGCATCATCTCCGCCGTCATGGCGCTGGGCGTGAACATCCAGTGGGGCTATGCCGGGCTGTTCAACGTCGGCATCATGGGATTCGCGGCGCTGGGCGGAGTGGCGACGGTGCTGGTGTCCATGCCGCCGGTGGGCGGCGCATGGGCCGCGGGCGGTGGGCGGATGCTGCTTGCCGGTGTCGCCGTGGCCGCTGTGATCGGCGGAATCGTCTGGTTGCGCAGGGTGCTGAGCGGGCGCTGGCGCCTATGGGCGACAGTGGCCGCAGCCATTGGCGGCTACGTCCTGATCCGGGTGATTTACGATCCTGCGGTAGACGCAATCGAGGCGGTGGACCCGGCCGCAACCGGGTACCTCGGTGGCCTCGGCCTGCCAGTGGTGCTGAGCTGGCTGGTGGGCGGGCTGTTCGCCGCCGGCGCGGCCTGGGTGGTCGGCAAGATCAGTCTCGGTCTGCGATCGGATTACCTGGCGATCGCGACGCTCGGAATATCCGAAATCCTGATCGCGATGATGAAGAACGAGGATTGGCTGACCCGCGGCGTAAAGAACGTCACCGGCCTGCCGAGGCCGGTGCCCTACGAAGTGAACCTGCAGAAGACCGAATGGTTTCTGGACCTGGCCGCGCGGCTCGGGCAGGACCCGGTTCTGTTCTCCGGCAATTTCGTAAAACTTTGCTACGCGATCTTGTTCTCGCTGGTGCTGTTGGCGCTCTACTGGCTATCGCAGCGGGCGTTGCACAGCCCCTGGGGGCGGATGATGCGGGCGATCCGCGACAACCGCGACGCGGCCGAGGCGATGGGCAAGGACGTAACCGGCCGACACCTGCAGGTGTTCGTGCTCGGCTCCGCCGTTGTCGGCATCGCCGGGGCGATGCTGGTGACACTGGACGGACAGTTCACGCCGGGCACCTACAACCCGCTGCGCTACACGTTCTTGATCTGGGTGATGGTGATCGTCGGCGGCTCCGGCAACAATCGCGGTGCTATCCTAGGCGGTTTCCTCGTCTGGTTCCTGTGGATCGAGGTCGAAACCGCCGGGCCGATGCTGATGCGGGCGCTGACGTCCGGCATGGATCCGACGTCGCCCGTCGCGTCACATCTGCTGGACGCTGCGCCACATATGCGCCTGTTCCTGATGGGGCTGATGCTGCTGCTGGTACTGCGCTTCGCTCCACGCGGGCTGATACCGGAGCGGACGGGGCGCTGACGGGGATGGGCGCAGCCGCCTCTGGTCGCTGCGACCTTTGCCGGTGCGAACAAGCGCCTTGCCGCCAACAGCGCCCGAGGGACGACTTTTCCGTTCAGCGATACCGGATTTCCCACTATCATCGGCACGTTGCAACGATGCCGGGCCATTCCCCATGCGGTTCATCTGCCTTGCCTTCATTCTCCTGCTGGCCGCCTGTGGCAGCAGCCCGGCCAGCCGCGGCGCCGACACGCCGCTCTATCCGAACGAAAGCCCGCAACTGCGCGCGCACATCGTCGCCGCCGCCACCCGCAACGACGTTCCGATAGACTTGGTGCAGCGCGTGATCCTGCGCGAAAGCTCCCACCGCCCGGAAGCCCGCAACGGCCCCTATTTCGGCCTCATGCAGATCCACCCGCAAACGGCCCGAACAATGGGCTACCGCGGCGCGCCCTCCGGCCTGCTCGATGCGGAAACCAACCTCCGCTACGCCGTAAAATACCTGCGCGGCGCATGGCTTCTCTCCGGCGGCAGCTACGACAAGGCGGTCGGCTGGTATTCGCGGGGGTATTATTACGAGGCAAAACGACGAGGGATGCTGGAGGAAACGGGGCTGCGGTAAGCCCTGGCCATTGGGGGGCGCCACCCTGCCGGCATCTTCTTCTTGCGGCTGTTCGCTTTCAGCCTCAGCCACCGTCGTATCAGCCAACAAAAAAGGGGCCGCCCGAAGGCGACCCCCTGTAACTTGCAAAGGACCGGCGTGATTACATCATGCCGCCCATGCCGCCCATGTCGGGCATGCCGCCGCCGGCACCGCCCTGGCCCTTCGGCTCGGGCTTGTCGGCAACCATGGCTTCCGTCGTGATCAGGAGGCCGGCCACGGAGGCCGCGTCTTCCAGAGCCGTACGGACAACCTTGGCCGGGTCGATCACGCCGAACTTGAACATGTCGCCATATTCTTCGGTCTGCGCGTTAAACCCGAAGGTCAGGTCGCCGCTTTCGCGGATCTTGCCGGCGACTACAGCACCGTCAACACCTGCGTTCTCTGCGATCTGGCGCAGCGGCGATTCAAGCGACTTGCGCACGATCGCGATACCGGCCGTCTGGTCGGCATTTGCACCCTCAAGGCCTTCGAGTGCCTTGGCAGCCTGAACGAGGGCGACACCGCCGCCAACAACGATACCTTCCTGAACCGCGGCACGTGTCGCGTTCAGTGCATCATCGACACGGTCCTTGCGCTCTTTCACTTCCACTTCCGTGGAGCCGCCTACGCGGATAACGGCAACACCACCGGCCAGTTTCGCCAGACGCTCCTGCAGTTTCTCGCGGTCGTAGTCGGAGGTCGTTTCCTCGATCTGCGCGCGGATCTGCGAAACGCGTGCCTCGATCTCGGATTTTTCGCCCGCACCGTCAACGATCGTCGTCTCATCCTTGGTGATGGAGACTTTCTTGGCGGAACCCAGCATGTCCATGCCGACGTTCTCGAGCTTCATGCCGAGATCTTCGGAGATGACCTGGCCACCCGTGAGGATCGCGATGTCCTGCAGCATGGCTTTCCGGCGGTCGCCGAAGCCCGGTGCCTTCACAGCTGCGATCTTCAGGCCGCCGCGCAGCTTGTTGACCACGAGCGTCGCGAGGGCTTCACCATCGACATCTTCCGCGATGATCAGCAGCGGCTTGCCGGACTGGATCACGGTTTCAAGCAGCGGAACCATCGGCTGCAGGGAAGAGAGTTTCTTCTCGTGCAGCAGGATGACGGCATCGTCGAGTTCCGTCGTCATCTTGTCGGGGTTGGTGATGAAGTAAGGCGAGAGGTAGCCGCGGTCGAACTGCATACCTTCGACGACATCGGTCTCGGTTTCGAGGCCCTTGTTCTCTTCGACGGTGATCACACCCTCGTTGCCGACTTTCTGCATCGCATCCGCAATCTGGCGGCCGATCTCGGATTCGCCGTTTGCGGAGATCGTGCCGACCTGCGCAACTTCTTCCGTACCGGAAACGGCGCGGGAGGAGTTTTTGATCGACTCGACGGCCTTGGCGACGGCGAGGTCGATGCCGCGCTTCAGATCCATCGGGTTCATGCCGGCTGCAACGGACTTCATGCCTTCTTTCACGATGGAATGGGCAAGAACCGTGGCAGTCGTGGTGCCGTCGCCGGCGGTGTCGTTCGTACGGGAAGCAACTTCACGCACCATCTGTGCGCCCATGTTCTCGAACTTGTCTTCCAGTTCGATTTCCTTGGCAACCGATACACCGTCCTTGGTGATGCGCGGCGCGCCGAAGGATTTGTCGAGAACCACGTTGCGGCCCTTGGGGCCGAGCGTGACGCGCACGGCATTTGCCAGCGTGTCGATGCCCTTGAGCATCTTGTTGCGGGCATCTGTGTTAAACTTGACGTCTTTAGCGGACATATAGGTGTCTCCCAGAATTCAGGTGTGAGGTTCAGGCGGCCTTGACGGCAGCGGAGCCATCGAGAATGCCCAGAATGTCGCTTTCTTTCATGATCAGCAGGTCTTCACCGTCGATCTTGATCTCGGTGCCGGACCATTTGCCGAAGAGGATGCGGTCACCCACGTTGACATCCATGGAGATGCGGTCACCGTCCTCGTCACGTGCGCCTGCGCCCACGGCGATGATTTCGCCTTCGGCCGGCTTTTCTTTTGCGGAATCGGGAATAATCAGCCCGCCTGCTGTCTTCTCTTCGCCTTCGATGCGGCGCACCAGCACACGGTCATGCAGAGGTGTGAATTTCATGTCGGATC of the Algicella marina genome contains:
- a CDS encoding ABC transporter substrate-binding protein, with amino-acid sequence MKRILLATAAATTLAGAALADGHAVKVGVILGFTGPIESLTPQMADSAEMAFKEISDSGLLLDGKVIETVRADSTCVDAAAASAAAERLITSEGVVAIMGADCSGVTTAIANNVAIPNGVVMVSPSATSPALSTIEDNDLFFRTAPSDARQGDVLANIVMDQGIETVAVTYTNNDYGKGLSDSFIAAYEELGGNVAINAPHEDGKGDYSAEVGALAAAGGDILVVLGYADQGGVGIIRTAVDTGAFETFALGDGMYSDSLIEAIGPDLEGTIGSVPWSEGEGADAFMSAAEAAGVNGDSSFTRESYDAAALIALAMQKGGAADRASVAANLLAVANAPGEPILPGELGKALQILKDGGDVDYVGATNVELIGPGEAAGTYREYIVKDGAYETVKFR
- a CDS encoding ABC transporter ATP-binding protein → MIRVDDLHMHFGGIRAVDGASLEIAEGSITGLIGPNGAGKTTLFNVIAGHYTPTSGRVLLDGDDITGLPPHVLFGKGLLRTFQIAHEFSTLTVRENLMMVPDHQPGEALWSAWFRAGDVAEREREVATKADEVIDFLEISHVADELAGNLSGGQKKLLELGRTMMVDAKIVFLDEVGAGVNRTLLNTIGDAILRLNRERGYTFCMIEHDMDFISRLCDPVICMAEGTVLAQGTAEEVKNDERVIEAYLGTGLKNKPAKAPV
- a CDS encoding ABC transporter ATP-binding protein; this encodes MSDPFLIGEAMTGGYGAADILHDCTLSVEKGEIAVIVGPNGAGKSTAMKAVFGMLPLRKGEVRLGGKAITSLSPQERVRAGMGFVPQTANVFTSMTVRENLEMGAFIRQDDFSDTMDLVFDLFPILKEKATQPAGELSGGQRQQVAVGRALMTKPSVLMLDEPTAGVSPIVMDELFDKILEVAATGIAILMVEQNAKQALNIADKGFVLVQGRNRFTNTGEALLADPEVRRSFLGG
- a CDS encoding branched-chain amino acid ABC transporter permease is translated as MTDILNALVLFANFVFVPGLAYGSQLALGALGVTLIYAVLRFSNFAHGDLMAFGAMCVILVTWWFQSMGISAGVFPTALLALPFGILGAVALSLIFDRTVYRFYRAQRAPPVVFVIASVGVMFMINGLTRLIIGPDDQRFADGARFIIRAPEFKEMTGLAEGLALRSTQAITVLVAIAVMIALFWFLNRSRMGKAMRAYADNEDLALLSGINPDRVVLYTWIIAAALATIAGTLYGLDKSFKPFTYFQLLLPIFAAAIVGGIGNPLGAIAGGFVIAFSEVTVTYAYRKFVDYLVPGWEPDGLLQLLSTDYKFAVSFVILVVVLLIRPTGLFRGKVI
- a CDS encoding branched-chain amino acid ABC transporter permease; the protein is MRTAILYGAMALAILLVGLFQSWSVALAILNMSIISAVMALGVNIQWGYAGLFNVGIMGFAALGGVATVLVSMPPVGGAWAAGGGRMLLAGVAVAAVIGGIVWLRRVLSGRWRLWATVAAAIGGYVLIRVIYDPAVDAIEAVDPAATGYLGGLGLPVVLSWLVGGLFAAGAAWVVGKISLGLRSDYLAIATLGISEILIAMMKNEDWLTRGVKNVTGLPRPVPYEVNLQKTEWFLDLAARLGQDPVLFSGNFVKLCYAILFSLVLLALYWLSQRALHSPWGRMMRAIRDNRDAAEAMGKDVTGRHLQVFVLGSAVVGIAGAMLVTLDGQFTPGTYNPLRYTFLIWVMVIVGGSGNNRGAILGGFLVWFLWIEVETAGPMLMRALTSGMDPTSPVASHLLDAAPHMRLFLMGLMLLLVLRFAPRGLIPERTGR
- a CDS encoding lytic transglycosylase domain-containing protein is translated as MRFICLAFILLLAACGSSPASRGADTPLYPNESPQLRAHIVAAATRNDVPIDLVQRVILRESSHRPEARNGPYFGLMQIHPQTARTMGYRGAPSGLLDAETNLRYAVKYLRGAWLLSGGSYDKAVGWYSRGYYYEAKRRGMLEETGLR
- the groL gene encoding chaperonin GroEL (60 kDa chaperone family; promotes refolding of misfolded polypeptides especially under stressful conditions; forms two stacked rings of heptamers to form a barrel-shaped 14mer; ends can be capped by GroES; misfolded proteins enter the barrel where they are refolded when GroES binds); protein product: MSAKDVKFNTDARNKMLKGIDTLANAVRVTLGPKGRNVVLDKSFGAPRITKDGVSVAKEIELEDKFENMGAQMVREVASRTNDTAGDGTTTATVLAHSIVKEGMKSVAAGMNPMDLKRGIDLAVAKAVESIKNSSRAVSGTEEVAQVGTISANGESEIGRQIADAMQKVGNEGVITVEENKGLETETDVVEGMQFDRGYLSPYFITNPDKMTTELDDAVILLHEKKLSSLQPMVPLLETVIQSGKPLLIIAEDVDGEALATLVVNKLRGGLKIAAVKAPGFGDRRKAMLQDIAILTGGQVISEDLGMKLENVGMDMLGSAKKVSITKDETTIVDGAGEKSEIEARVSQIRAQIEETTSDYDREKLQERLAKLAGGVAVIRVGGSTEVEVKERKDRVDDALNATRAAVQEGIVVGGGVALVQAAKALEGLEGANADQTAGIAIVRKSLESPLRQIAENAGVDGAVVAGKIRESGDLTFGFNAQTEEYGDMFKFGVIDPAKVVRTALEDAASVAGLLITTEAMVADKPEPKGQGGAGGGMPDMGGMGGMM
- a CDS encoding co-chaperone GroES; this translates as MKFTPLHDRVLVRRIEGEEKTAGGLIIPDSAKEKPAEGEIIAVGAGARDEDGDRISMDVNVGDRILFGKWSGTEIKIDGEDLLIMKESDILGILDGSAAVKAA